One Thermanaerothrix sp. genomic window carries:
- the nadE gene encoding NAD(+) synthase has protein sequence MGVPVRDPRYLAEVLVAWLKEKVSEAGALGGLVGLSGGVDSAVVAALLMRSFGISGSLGVIMPCHNQPVDEEDARLVASCVGIPVVKVDLSGSFDALVGSINGSDIHLSHLGISNIKPRLRMTTLYAIAQTKNLLVCGTGNRAELTFGYFTKYGDSGVDLLPLGRLTKHEVWTLAEHLGIPERVVKKPPTAGLWEGQTDEGEMGVSYEDLDRYILGLPIPQDVRHRIENAFDRSKHKRMVPPVPEML, from the coding sequence TTGGGCGTTCCCGTTAGAGATCCTAGGTACCTGGCGGAAGTTCTGGTTGCTTGGCTTAAAGAGAAGGTGAGCGAAGCTGGGGCTTTGGGAGGATTGGTGGGGCTAAGCGGCGGGGTAGACTCTGCCGTTGTGGCGGCTCTGTTGATGCGATCCTTCGGCATCAGTGGTTCCCTTGGGGTGATAATGCCCTGTCACAACCAACCTGTAGACGAAGAAGATGCCCGTCTAGTGGCTTCCTGCGTTGGAATACCGGTGGTTAAGGTGGATCTCTCCGGTTCCTTTGACGCTTTAGTTGGATCCATCAATGGCTCCGATATCCACCTATCTCATTTGGGGATCTCCAACATAAAACCTAGGCTTAGGATGACCACTTTATATGCCATTGCACAGACAAAAAATCTATTGGTTTGTGGAACTGGCAACAGGGCGGAGCTTACGTTCGGCTATTTTACCAAGTATGGAGACTCCGGGGTGGACCTTTTACCCCTGGGAAGGCTCACAAAGCATGAGGTTTGGACCCTGGCGGAGCACTTAGGCATACCGGAGAGGGTGGTCAAAAAACCCCCAACCGCAGGGCTGTGGGAGGGGCAAACCGACGAGGGAGAGATGGGGGTTTCTTACGAGGATCTAGACCGCTATATACTGGGATTGCCGATTCCCCAAGATGTAAGACACAGGATAGAAAACGCCTTTGATAGATCCAAGCATAAGAGGATGGTTCCTCCGGTGCCGGAGATGTTATAA